In the genome of Populus alba chromosome 11, ASM523922v2, whole genome shotgun sequence, one region contains:
- the LOC118038345 gene encoding probable glutathione S-transferase parC has translation MANEVVLLDFEMSPFAARVRIALEEKGIEYKSEVEDLSNKSSNLLKMNPVNQQIPVLIHNGRPICESMIIVQYIDEVWSHKPSLLPSDPYRRAHARFWADYIDKKIYPIGRNLWASEGEVKESSKKELIQCFKILEEELGDKLYFGDESFGYIDMAFISFYSFFYTFETLGNWSMVAEFPKLVEWGERCLQKESVSKSLSDQKEVYEAALQIKQELGIE, from the exons ATGGCTAATGAAGTGGTTCTACTGGATTTTGAGATGAGTCCCTTTGCAGCAAGGGTGAGGATAGCTTTGGAAGAGAAGGGAATAGAATATAAATCTGAGGTAGAGGACTTGAGCAACAAGAGCTCTAATCTTCTCAAGATGAACCCAGTTAATCAGCAAATCCCTGTCTTAATCCATAATGGGAGACCCATCTGTGAGTCAATGATCATAGTTCAATATATTGATGAGGTTTGGAGCCATAAACCTTCATTGTTGCCTTCTGATCCTTATCGACGTGCACATGCCAGGTTTTGGGCTGACTACATCGACAAGAAG ATTTATCCTATTGGAAGGAATCTATGGGCATCTGAAGGTGAGGTCAAGGAATCATCGAAGAAGGAGTTGATTCAGTGCTTTAAAATCTTGGAAGAAGAACTTGGAGACAAGCTATATTTCGGGGATGAGAGCTTCGGCTATATAGACATGGCATTTATTTCGTTCTACAGCTTCTTTTACACCTTTGAGACCCTAGGAAACTGGAGCATGGTAGCCGAGTTCCCTAAGCTCGTGGAGTGGGGTGAGAGATGCTTGCAAAAGGAGAGCGTCTCCAAGTCTTTAAGTGACCAAAAGGAGGTTTATGAAGCTGCTTTGCAGATCAAACAGGAACTGGggattgaataa
- the LOC118038322 gene encoding uncharacterized protein: protein MGSGFSALKLVKPFLPFIPEVQRPVNVVPFRVRAMYTGISLVIFLACSQLPLYGIHSTTGADPMNWMRAILASSRGTVMELGTGPLVTSGMVMQFLAGSKLIKVNKDVREDRALLKAAEKFLSIVIAIGQAAANLFTGMYGPLGLLGVGNSILIIAQLCFASILMMCLDELLQIGYGLGSGISLFTATHMCENVIWKSFSPTTINTVYGPEFEGAIPALFHGLLKRRNKTLALRQALFRTNLPNITNLLSTASISLLAIYLQGFSVPLTVTSNNLNSCFRQRGTYPIKLFYTSNMPIFRLSAFISNIYFLSQLLYTRFGGNVLVDLLGSWSESQYPASHSIPVGGLAYYITAPSSLADMAASPMRALFYLVFMLFACAWFSRKWTEVSGSSAKDVAKQLKNQKMVMPGYREGQLEAVLKRHIPVAAAFGGMCLGALTVCADMMGATGSGTGALLAVSVIYQYFEMFDKERVNVFGSLGF from the exons ATGGGGAGTGGATTTAGTGCTCTAAAACTAGTCAAACCATTCCTTCCGTTCATACCGGAAGTGCAGCGTCCTGTCAATGTGGTTCCTTTCAGGGTGAGGGCCATGTACACCGGGATCTCTCTCGTTATTTTCTTGGCCTGCAGCCAGCTTCCCCTCTATGGCATACACTCCACAACAGGTGCAGATCCAATGAACTGGATGCGTGCTATTCTTGCTTCAAGCCGTGGGACTGTCATGGAGCTCGGAACAGGTCCTCTTGTGACTTCCGGGATGGTGATGCAGTTTTTAGCTGGTTCAAAGTTGATTAAAGTGAACAAAGATGTTCGTGAAGATCGCGCGCTTCT AAAGGCAGCAGAAAAGTTCTTGAGCATAGTGATAGCTATTGGTCAAGCTGCTGCAAACCTTTTCACGGGAATGTATGGTCCTCTAGGACTCCTTGGAGTGGGAAATTCTATCCTCATCATTGCACAACTCTGCTTTGCCAGTATCTTAATGATGTGCTTAGATGAACTTCTCCAGATTGGATATGGCCTAGGCTCTGGAATTTCCCTCTTCACGGCAACCCATATGTG TGAAAATGTCATATGGAAATCATTTAGTCCCACCACTATAAACACTGTTTATGGACCTGAATTTGAAGGTGCTATCCCTGCCTTGTTCCATGGACTGCTAAAACGTAGAAACAAGACGCTAGCTCTCCGACAAGCCCTTTTCCGAACAAATCTTCCTAATATTACAAATCTGCTCTCCACAGCCTCTATTTCTCTACTTGCCATCTACTTACAAGGATTCAGTGTGCCTTTGACTGTGACGAGTAATAACCTTAACAGCTGCTTTAGGCAGCGAGGCACGTATCCGATCAAGCTGTTCTATACCTCCAATATGCCCATCTTTCGACTCTCGGCATTCATATCAAACATCTATTTTCTCTCTCAG TTACTGTACACGAGATTTGGTGGGAATGTTCTGGTGGATCTTCTCGGTAGCTGGAGTGAATCCCAGTATCCGGCCAGCCATTCTATTCCTGTTGGTGGTCTTGCATATTATATCACTGCACCATCAAG CTTAGCTGATATGGCAGCCAGTCCCATGCGTGCACTTTTTTATCTAGTGTTCATGTTATTTGCATGTGCATGGTTCTCAAGAAAATGGACTGAAGTTTCTGGATCCTCTGCTAAAGATGTTGCTAAACAGCTCAAG AATCAAAAAATGGTAATGCCGGGTTATCGCGAAGGGCAGTTAGAAGCCGTGCTGAAGCGCCATATACCCGTAGCTGCAGCATTTGGAGGAATGTGCCTTGGTGCCTTGACAGTGTGCGCAGATATGATGGGTGCTACTGGTTCGGGGACAGGAGCTCTTCTTGCTGTCAGCGTCATATATCAGTATTTTGAGATGTTCGATAAAGAGAGAGTCAATGTTTTCGGTTCTTTAGGGTTCTAA
- the LOC118038346 gene encoding ribokinase: MKAVSFSPGNHCNLKLQKYPIKQPTLANPIHFDNHQNQKPSNKKHHFPSFSIKASKTPQTPLTKYPNTPPLVVVGSANADIYVEIDRLPKEGETISAKTGQTLAGGKGANQAACGAKLSYPTYFVGQVGEDAHGKLITEALKNGGVNLDCVRNLSDVPTGHTVVMLQPDGQNSIIIVGGANMSCWPEKLSDEDLEVVRKAGVVLLQREIPDLVNIQVAKAAKSAGVPVILDAGGMDAPMPPELLNVVDIFSPNESELARLTCMSTESFEQIGQAVVKCHKMGVKQVLVKLGAKGSALFIEGEKPIKQTIISAARVLDTTGAGDTFTAAFAVALVEGKTKEECMRFAAAAASLCVQVKGAIPSMPDRTSVLHLLQTV, translated from the exons ATGAAAGCAGTGTCATTTTCACCAGGAAATCATTGCAACCTTAAACTCCAAAAGTATCCCATAAAACAACCAACACTTGCAAACCCAATTCACTTCGACAATCACCAAAACCAGAAGCCatccaacaaaaaacaccaCTTTCCTTCATTTTCCATCAAAGCCTCAAAAACCCCTCAAACCCCGTTAACCAAATATCCCAATACACCACCACTAGTAGTTGTTGGCTCAGCCAATGCAGATATATATGTGGAGATTGATAGATTACCAAAAGAAGGGGAGACCATCTCAGCCAAGACTGGGCAGACTCTTGCTGGTGGCAAGGGAGCTAACCAGGCCGCATGTGGTGCAAAACTTTCATATCCAACATACTTTGTGGGGCAAGTTGGCGAGGATGCACATGGGAAGTTGATCACTGAGGCTTTAAAGAACGGTGGGGTTAATCTTGATTGTGTGAGGAATCTGAGTGATGTGCCTACTGGACATACTGTGGTGATGCTGCAGCCTGATGGGCAAaattctattattattgttggtgGAGCTAACATGAGTTGCTGGCCTGAGAAGCTCAGCGATGAGGATTTGGAGGTTGTGAGGAAGGCTGGGGTTGTTTTGCTTCAAAGGGAAATACCTGATTTAGTTAATATTCAAGTGGCAAAG GCTGCAAAAAGCGCTGGTGTTCCTGTTATTTTGGATGCTGGGGGAATGGATGCACCAATGCCCCCAGAATTGTTGAATGTTGTTGACATCTTCAGCCCGAATGAAAGTGAACTTGCACGCTTGACTTGCATGTCAACTGAAAGCTTTGAACAGATTGGTCAGGCTGTCGTTAAGTGTCATAAAATG GGAGTAAAGCAAGTTCTGGTGAAGCTTGGGGCTAAAGGGTCAGCTTTATTCATAGAAGgggaaaaaccaattaaacaaaCCATAATTTCTGCTGCAAGAGTCCTAGACACTACTGGAGCTGGAGATACCTTTACTGCTGCTTTTGCTGTGGCACTCGTGGAGGGCAAAACAAAGGAGGAATGCATGAGATTTGCTG CTGCAGCAGCTTCTCTCTGTGTTCAGGTGAAGGGAGCCATCCCTAGCATGCCTGACCGGACATCAGTTTTACATCTACTCCAAACTGTTTGA